From Kamptonema formosum PCC 6407, a single genomic window includes:
- a CDS encoding DUF1830 domain-containing protein: MAQILDPLPSNSSGKILCCYVNATSQIQIARITNISNWYFERVVFPGQRLVFEALPAGLMEIHTGMMASAILSDKIPCDRLQINEGPYSTINPSTQSTGATTTTPTRNAPRPKSREIPEPLPMPALTLID; the protein is encoded by the coding sequence ATGGCTCAAATTCTCGATCCCCTACCTTCAAACAGCTCTGGTAAGATTCTCTGCTGCTATGTGAATGCTACCAGCCAAATCCAGATTGCACGCATCACCAATATTTCCAACTGGTACTTCGAGCGAGTGGTGTTTCCAGGTCAACGCCTAGTATTTGAAGCATTACCCGCAGGACTGATGGAAATTCATACTGGGATGATGGCCAGTGCCATCTTATCAGACAAAATCCCTTGCGATCGCCTACAAATCAACGAAGGGCCCTACTCGACAATCAACCCATCCACCCAGTCTACAGGCGCAACTACTACCACTCCAACGAGGAATGCACCGCGCCCTAAATCCAGAGAAATACCAGAACCTTTACCCATGCCTGCTTTAACATTAATTGACTGA
- the pruA gene encoding L-glutamate gamma-semialdehyde dehydrogenase → MVVQVSDSTYETKTQEIAKQLLSATQEKKRSFFGQLQDQMRWDDKLLDWAMASPGLRVQLFRFIDCLPALRSKPEIARHLQEYLTAEEVELPEALKKLLNFANADSVPGQLAATTVAPAVETLAHKYIAGENIKQIIKTLERLRKDKMAFTVDLLGEAVITEAEAQSYLDRYLELMAELTNAAKNWSPVDAIDQADGETLPRVQVSVKLTAFYSQFDPLDAKGSQEKVSDRIRILLRRAQELGAAVHFDMEQYAYKDITLSILKQLLLEEEFRSRTDIGVTMQAYLRDSEDDLTDLISWAKLRGFPLTVRLVKGAYWDQETILAMQKDWPQPVYNDKAATDANFERMTQILLENHEYLYAAIGSHNVRSQARAIAIAETLNIPRRRFEMQVLYGMGDKLAKILVERGYRVRVYCPYGDLLPGMSYLIRRLLENTANSSFLRQSSEDRPIEELLAAPVANGKDALVYDRVFPNVADTDYADEKLREAGQKAMESVRQQLGKTYLPLINGEYQTTTETVNSVNPSNPSEVIGKIGLLSEEQAKQALKSAKDAFPSWRKTPVRQRAGVLRKAAELMEQRRHQLSGWMVFEVGKPLRECDGEVSEAIDFCRYYADEMERLEDGKNYDVAGETNRYQYQPRGISLIISPWNFPLAIPVGMTVASLVAGNCTLLKPAEVSSVIAAKIAEILVDAGVPQGVFQYVPCRGSSVGAYMVKHPDVQMITFTGSQEVGCRIYADAAILQPGQKHLKRVIAEMGGKNGIVVDESADLDQAVAGVVHSAFGYSGQKCSACSRVIVVESVYNTFVTRLVEAARSLNIGPAEIPSTQVGPVIDANARDRIREYIEKGRAEAKVALEMPAPDNGYFIGPVIFSEVSPTATIAQEEIFGPVLSVIRAKNFSEALAIANSTNFALTGGLYSRTPSHIEQAKADFEVGNLYINRGITGAIVSRQPFGGFKLSGVGSKAGGPDYLLQFLEPRTITENIQRQGFAPIEGVD, encoded by the coding sequence GTGGTTGTACAAGTATCCGATAGCACCTACGAAACGAAAACTCAGGAAATCGCCAAACAACTCCTGAGTGCTACCCAAGAAAAAAAGCGCTCCTTTTTTGGCCAATTACAAGACCAAATGCGCTGGGATGATAAATTACTAGATTGGGCGATGGCCAGTCCCGGCCTGCGAGTGCAATTATTCCGATTTATTGATTGTTTGCCTGCACTCCGTAGCAAACCAGAAATTGCCCGTCACTTGCAAGAATACCTAACAGCAGAAGAGGTAGAATTGCCAGAAGCACTTAAAAAATTGCTCAATTTTGCGAATGCAGATTCTGTTCCCGGACAACTCGCCGCGACAACAGTTGCACCTGCTGTAGAAACCCTAGCGCACAAATATATTGCTGGGGAAAATATCAAGCAAATTATCAAAACTCTAGAACGACTGCGAAAGGATAAAATGGCTTTCACAGTTGACCTTTTAGGGGAAGCAGTAATTACTGAAGCTGAAGCACAATCTTATCTAGATCGCTACTTAGAATTAATGGCAGAATTGACCAATGCAGCTAAGAATTGGTCGCCTGTAGATGCGATCGATCAAGCTGATGGTGAAACTTTGCCGCGAGTTCAGGTTTCTGTTAAGTTAACGGCATTTTATTCTCAGTTTGACCCCCTGGATGCTAAAGGAAGTCAAGAAAAAGTAAGCGATCGCATTCGCATTTTACTCCGTCGCGCTCAAGAATTGGGCGCTGCCGTTCATTTCGACATGGAACAATATGCTTATAAAGACATAACTTTAAGCATCCTCAAACAGCTATTGTTAGAAGAAGAATTTCGCAGTCGCACAGATATTGGCGTGACTATGCAAGCTTATCTGCGCGATAGTGAAGATGATTTAACTGACCTAATTTCTTGGGCAAAATTGCGCGGATTTCCCCTAACTGTGCGGTTAGTTAAAGGCGCTTACTGGGATCAGGAAACTATCTTAGCAATGCAGAAAGATTGGCCGCAACCAGTCTATAATGATAAAGCTGCTACTGACGCAAACTTCGAGCGGATGACGCAAATATTGCTGGAAAATCACGAATATTTGTATGCAGCAATCGGCAGTCACAACGTGCGATCGCAAGCAAGAGCAATTGCTATTGCGGAAACCCTAAATATCCCCCGCCGCCGCTTTGAAATGCAGGTTTTATACGGCATGGGAGATAAGTTAGCGAAGATATTAGTCGAACGCGGCTATCGAGTGCGAGTTTATTGTCCTTACGGCGATTTACTACCGGGAATGTCTTATTTAATTCGCCGTTTGTTAGAGAATACAGCTAACAGTTCATTCCTGCGCCAAAGTTCAGAAGATAGACCAATTGAAGAATTATTAGCCGCACCAGTTGCTAACGGGAAAGATGCCTTAGTTTACGATCGAGTTTTCCCCAATGTCGCCGATACTGATTATGCTGATGAAAAATTACGGGAAGCAGGACAAAAAGCTATGGAATCAGTGCGACAACAGTTAGGTAAAACCTATCTTCCTTTGATTAATGGCGAATATCAGACAACAACAGAAACAGTTAATTCTGTCAATCCTTCTAATCCCAGTGAAGTTATTGGTAAAATCGGATTGCTTTCCGAGGAACAAGCAAAACAAGCACTAAAATCAGCAAAAGATGCTTTCCCCAGTTGGCGGAAAACACCAGTTAGACAGCGTGCAGGTGTATTGCGAAAAGCCGCTGAATTAATGGAACAGCGCCGACATCAGTTATCAGGTTGGATGGTGTTTGAAGTTGGTAAACCCTTGCGAGAATGCGACGGTGAAGTTTCAGAAGCTATAGATTTTTGCCGCTACTATGCCGATGAAATGGAACGGTTAGAAGATGGTAAAAATTACGACGTTGCGGGAGAAACTAACCGCTACCAATATCAACCGCGCGGGATTTCCTTAATAATTTCTCCTTGGAATTTCCCCCTCGCAATTCCTGTGGGGATGACAGTAGCATCTCTGGTTGCTGGTAATTGTACTTTGCTCAAACCAGCGGAAGTTTCATCAGTAATTGCTGCCAAAATAGCTGAAATTTTGGTTGATGCAGGTGTGCCTCAAGGCGTATTTCAATATGTCCCTTGTCGGGGTTCGTCGGTAGGTGCTTATATGGTGAAACATCCCGACGTTCAGATGATTACTTTTACTGGTTCTCAAGAAGTCGGTTGTCGCATTTATGCCGACGCTGCGATTCTACAACCGGGACAAAAACACCTGAAGCGAGTAATCGCAGAAATGGGTGGAAAAAATGGGATCGTCGTCGATGAAAGTGCCGATTTAGATCAAGCAGTTGCAGGTGTTGTGCATTCTGCTTTTGGTTACAGCGGCCAAAAATGTTCCGCTTGTTCGCGAGTAATTGTGGTGGAATCGGTGTATAATACTTTTGTGACGCGGTTAGTAGAAGCTGCGCGATCGCTTAACATTGGCCCCGCTGAAATTCCCAGTACCCAAGTTGGCCCTGTAATTGATGCTAACGCACGCGATCGCATTCGCGAATACATCGAAAAAGGCCGCGCCGAAGCGAAAGTTGCTTTAGAGATGCCCGCACCCGATAATGGTTATTTTATCGGCCCAGTAATCTTTAGCGAAGTATCCCCCACAGCAACAATTGCCCAAGAAGAAATATTTGGCCCAGTATTATCCGTAATTCGGGCGAAAAACTTCAGCGAAGCACTAGCAATTGCTAACAGTACAAACTTCGCTTTAACCGGCGGATTATATTCTCGCACCCCTTCCCATATTGAACAGGCAAAAGCAGATTTTGAAGTCGGCAACCTGTATATAAATCGGGGAATTACTGGTGCAATTGTATCCCGGCAACCCTTTGGTGGGTTTAAGCTTTCAGGAGTGGGTTCTAAAGCAGGTGGCCCCGATTATTTACTGCAATTTCTCGAACCCCGCACTATCACAGAAAATATCCAGCGCCAAGGATTTGCACCCATAGAGGGAGTTGATTAG
- a CDS encoding DUF433 domain-containing protein, whose product MTITELKIDLAALTIADKAAAIEFLLQSVSSGSLGIKKTPGVCGGDACIGNTRIPVWSLINYRRLGGSDAIILEAFPHLTAADLVNAWAYADAYPDEIEQAIRENDEVMQENEEV is encoded by the coding sequence ATGACAATAACCGAATTGAAAATCGATCTTGCTGCCTTAACGATCGCAGATAAAGCCGCAGCTATAGAATTTTTACTTCAAAGCGTAAGCAGCGGCTCGCTAGGCATAAAAAAAACTCCTGGCGTTTGCGGTGGTGATGCTTGTATTGGCAATACTCGCATACCCGTTTGGTCGCTGATAAATTATCGTCGTTTAGGTGGTTCGGATGCCATTATCCTAGAAGCATTCCCACATCTGACTGCTGCTGATTTGGTAAATGCGTGGGCTTATGCTGATGCTTATCCAGATGAAATTGAACAAGCAATTAGAGAAAATGATGAAGTTATGCAAGAAAATGAGGAAGTTTGA
- a CDS encoding DUF5615 family PIN-like protein codes for MARLYTDENFPLQVVAFLRVLGHDVLTVQEAGKANQGIPDEEVLAFAVSIERTVLTGNRRDYMKLHRSHPNHTGIIVCTEELNFQRLATRINEAISAEEILTGKLIRVNRPPQ; via the coding sequence GTGGCACGTCTTTACACCGATGAAAATTTCCCCCTGCAAGTTGTAGCTTTCCTGCGCGTTTTGGGTCACGATGTATTAACAGTACAGGAAGCCGGCAAAGCAAACCAGGGGATTCCTGACGAAGAAGTGTTAGCTTTTGCTGTTAGTATTGAGCGAACGGTTTTGACGGGAAATCGTCGCGATTATATGAAACTGCATCGCTCGCACCCCAACCATACTGGTATCATTGTTTGCACGGAAGAGTTAAATTTTCAGAGGTTAGCGACGCGAATTAATGAGGCTATTTCTGCGGAAGAAATATTGACGGGGAAATTGATTCGAGTCAACCGTCCACCGCAGTAA
- a CDS encoding SDR family NAD(P)-dependent oxidoreductase, with protein MVTDNPDRKNMNQVKNQKVCIVTGGNSGIGLMTAVGLAKLGNRVFIGCRSIAKATIAVDYIRQKSGNPQVEFLPLDLSSLDSVRRFVDLFLSKQLPLQILVNNAGIFNNSGTTKEGFEMIWGTNYLGHFLLTYLLLENLKNSATSRIVMVASDLALRPTAINWDSLVKKTPLNFLQLYAVSKLCLLLLTAELGRRLSDTNVSVNAVHPGFVQSNITFGHRLSRYLGLGVSLKDGAAGVILTAIDPIFEGVSGRFYDRKGKEIMLPDLAKDTELAKELWERSLLWTGGNSQENKVSRVRENDSNISLPYSLALNQVEIAEIAKITLQNILPKPPKKLLIVSFFRLLFKLEFGSLLLLLIQTIKKEFHMERHLDSPAILALCQDTILLQKLKEYLGEELILWRSEIWANYPSQQLIPFWHRDSYPKLLEGVGKTVNCLLYQLRIAAILTVLLPTRRRRYRFGLTPAKIYCLG; from the coding sequence GTGGTAACGGATAATCCTGACAGGAAAAATATGAATCAGGTTAAGAATCAGAAAGTCTGCATCGTCACGGGTGGAAACTCTGGAATAGGTCTGATGACTGCTGTAGGTCTAGCAAAATTGGGAAATCGCGTATTTATTGGCTGTCGTTCCATTGCCAAAGCCACAATTGCTGTCGATTATATCCGTCAGAAAAGTGGAAATCCCCAGGTTGAATTTCTCCCTTTAGATTTATCTTCTCTTGACTCGGTACGCAGATTTGTCGATCTATTTTTGTCAAAGCAGCTTCCTCTTCAGATATTAGTCAATAATGCGGGTATTTTCAACAATTCTGGGACAACAAAAGAAGGTTTTGAAATGATTTGGGGAACTAACTATCTCGGTCATTTTTTGTTAACTTACTTATTGCTGGAAAACCTCAAAAATTCAGCCACCAGTAGAATTGTGATGGTGGCTTCTGACTTAGCCTTGCGACCAACTGCAATTAATTGGGACTCTTTAGTTAAAAAAACTCCATTAAATTTTCTTCAACTTTATGCTGTTTCTAAGCTATGTTTATTATTATTAACTGCGGAATTAGGGCGGCGGTTAAGCGATACCAATGTGAGCGTTAATGCAGTGCATCCGGGGTTTGTGCAGTCTAATATTACCTTCGGACACCGATTGAGTCGGTATTTGGGTTTAGGTGTTTCGCTTAAAGATGGTGCTGCGGGTGTAATCTTAACTGCAATAGATCCCATTTTTGAGGGTGTAAGCGGTAGATTTTACGATCGCAAAGGTAAGGAAATTATGCTTCCCGATCTTGCTAAAGATACTGAATTGGCTAAAGAACTATGGGAACGTAGTTTACTGTGGACGGGTGGCAATTCACAGGAAAATAAAGTTTCAAGAGTAAGAGAAAATGACTCTAATATTAGCTTACCATATTCTCTGGCTTTGAATCAAGTAGAAATTGCCGAGATTGCCAAAATAACATTACAAAATATTTTGCCAAAACCACCAAAAAAGTTATTGATAGTTAGCTTTTTTCGTTTGCTGTTTAAATTAGAGTTTGGTTCTTTATTGTTGCTATTAATCCAAACTATTAAAAAGGAATTTCACATGGAAAGGCATCTGGACTCGCCTGCAATTTTGGCATTGTGTCAAGACACAATATTGCTACAAAAGTTGAAAGAATATTTAGGTGAAGAGTTAATTTTATGGCGTTCTGAAATTTGGGCAAATTATCCGTCTCAGCAGTTAATTCCTTTTTGGCATCGCGATTCTTATCCAAAGCTTTTAGAAGGTGTGGGTAAAACTGTTAACTGTTTGTTATACCAATTACGTATTGCAGCTATATTGACGGTACTTTTACCGACGAGACGGCGGCGTTACAGATTTGGCCTCACTCCTGCAAAAATTTACTGTTTAGGCTGA
- a CDS encoding antibiotic biosynthesis monooxygenase family protein, which translates to MILEVAILDVKPSLTAEFEIAFKTASEIISSMPGYISLELQRCIEDTNRYILLVQWQSLEDHTIGFRQSPKYEEWRALLHHFYDPFPTVQHYQLVM; encoded by the coding sequence ATGATCTTAGAAGTGGCAATTCTCGATGTGAAACCTAGTTTAACCGCTGAATTTGAAATAGCTTTCAAAACAGCTTCAGAAATCATTTCTTCTATGCCAGGGTATATTTCTCTCGAACTTCAACGCTGCATAGAAGATACAAACCGCTATATTCTACTGGTGCAATGGCAGAGTTTAGAAGATCATACTATTGGATTTCGACAATCACCAAAGTATGAAGAATGGCGGGCTTTATTACATCATTTTTACGATCCATTTCCCACCGTCCAACATTATCAATTAGTAATGTAG
- a CDS encoding molybdopterin-dependent oxidoreductase, with protein MPNLFIFNPTFRVASFLTLLAILLPGCSQRPKEAKLAQWRAEAIANNNAMVAQQAKTTKVKEWEFFVSGQIAKGTQRFSWSELEALATSRVNTTSPHNSKNLNAILYFRGIVVSQLLDRLGVKPEATNVTFLGYDGFRSTVSIKDLRRYPIILAVERDGRPIPRSEGGPLSLVFPQSEYPQLHEVYAERFWAFYVTHAIVGNEPAQIRIGNRILDSNALDRLPQITIEEAVGYRQGWPIGKVKLHGVRVRDVLTAGNVAIANRDAVIVKGKSAVSRDPKNPIRLRSADVRDCDILLVTRWGDSYQPISSRLGGPVTLAIPASCYSGGGFQTPIDDDRRWLTFVEELDVE; from the coding sequence ATGCCGAATTTATTTATTTTTAATCCTACCTTCCGAGTTGCCTCATTTCTCACCCTATTGGCGATTTTGCTTCCCGGATGCAGTCAGCGGCCAAAGGAGGCTAAGTTGGCTCAATGGCGGGCCGAAGCGATCGCTAATAACAATGCTATGGTTGCACAGCAGGCAAAGACTACCAAGGTAAAGGAGTGGGAGTTCTTTGTTAGCGGACAAATTGCCAAAGGTACTCAGAGATTCAGTTGGAGTGAATTGGAAGCGCTGGCAACTTCTCGCGTTAACACCACTTCGCCTCACAATAGCAAAAACCTGAATGCCATTCTCTATTTTCGAGGGATTGTGGTTTCGCAATTGCTCGATCGCTTGGGGGTCAAACCAGAGGCCACCAATGTCACATTTTTGGGGTATGACGGTTTTCGCTCAACAGTCAGCATCAAGGATTTACGCCGCTATCCAATTATCCTAGCAGTGGAGCGTGACGGCCGACCAATTCCTCGTAGTGAAGGGGGCCCTTTATCTCTGGTGTTTCCTCAAAGCGAATACCCGCAGTTACATGAGGTGTATGCGGAGAGATTTTGGGCATTTTATGTCACTCACGCGATCGTTGGCAATGAACCCGCACAAATACGCATTGGCAACCGCATCCTTGACAGCAATGCTCTCGATCGACTGCCGCAAATTACTATTGAGGAGGCTGTTGGCTACCGCCAAGGGTGGCCCATAGGCAAGGTTAAGCTGCACGGGGTGCGGGTGCGGGATGTTCTCACTGCGGGGAATGTCGCGATCGCCAATCGTGATGCAGTTATTGTTAAGGGTAAGTCTGCGGTATCCCGCGATCCCAAAAATCCCATCCGCTTGCGATCGGCTGATGTTCGTGACTGCGATATCCTGCTAGTAACGCGATGGGGTGACAGCTACCAACCAATCTCGTCACGACTTGGAGGCCCCGTTACTCTGGCAATTCCTGCAAGTTGCTACAGCGGTGGCGGTTTTCAAACCCCCATCGATGACGATCGCCGTTGGCTAACTTTTGTTGAAGAACTTGATGTTGAATAA